In one Clostridia bacterium genomic region, the following are encoded:
- a CDS encoding sugar transferase, protein MYLKFGKRLLDSMLSLLLIVLLCWLYVAVAVVVRIKLGSPVFFKQPRPGKDGKIFYILKFRTMLDDLDANGELLPDEMRLTKFGKFLRKSSLDELPELFNILKGDMSFIGPRPQLVRDMVFFTPEEMQRQSVLPGLTGLAQVNGRNSISWEEKIKLDLEYIQKITFWGDLKIFLKTFITAFIQQDGINSEGLATAKDYGDHLLEQGKVTRAEYDALMQKGREMVAEFKKGA, encoded by the coding sequence ATGTATTTAAAGTTCGGAAAACGGCTTTTGGATAGTATGCTTTCGCTACTTTTGATTGTGTTGCTTTGCTGGCTGTATGTGGCAGTAGCGGTTGTTGTGCGCATAAAGCTCGGAAGTCCTGTTTTCTTTAAACAACCCCGCCCCGGAAAAGACGGCAAGATATTTTACATTTTAAAGTTCAGAACTATGTTGGATGATCTGGATGCAAACGGTGAGCTTTTGCCGGATGAGATGCGACTTACAAAATTCGGTAAGTTTTTGCGCAAAAGCTCATTGGATGAGTTGCCCGAACTTTTTAACATTTTGAAAGGAGATATGAGCTTTATAGGACCTCGTCCGCAGTTGGTAAGGGATATGGTGTTTTTCACCCCGGAAGAAATGCAGCGTCAATCGGTTTTGCCGGGACTTACAGGTCTTGCACAGGTTAATGGCAGAAATTCCATTTCCTGGGAAGAAAAAATAAAGCTCGATTTAGAGTATATTCAAAAAATTACCTTTTGGGGTGATTTGAAAATATTCTTAAAAACATTTATTACAGCATTTATTCAGCAGGACGGTATTAATAGTGAAGGCCTTGCAACAGCTAAAGATTACGGCGACCATTTACTGGAGCAGGGAAAAGTAACCCGCGCAGAATACGATGCTTTGATGCAAAAGGGCAGAGAAATGGTTGC
- a CDS encoding YolD-like family protein, translated as MPREERAKQFSPFAALKGLDEALKEKERIVVDRIELSEETGEALSYKLNQVERGMTLNVIYYSDGEYVSVEGRVTGFDTVYKVLTVVKTEIPFSDIYDISGEQIEEYDIPF; from the coding sequence ATGCCGAGAGAAGAACGCGCAAAGCAGTTTTCGCCTTTTGCAGCGCTAAAAGGATTGGATGAAGCGCTGAAAGAAAAGGAGCGAATTGTAGTAGATCGTATTGAACTGTCGGAAGAAACCGGAGAGGCACTTTCGTATAAGCTGAATCAGGTTGAGCGTGGTATGACCTTAAATGTGATTTATTACTCAGATGGCGAGTATGTGTCGGTAGAGGGCAGAGTAACCGGCTTTGATACTGTTTATAAAGTGCTGACTGTGGTAAAAACAGAAATTCCGTTTTCAGATATTTATGACATAAGCGGAGAACAAATTGAAGAATATGATATTCCTTTTTAA
- a CDS encoding DNA repair protein, with the protein MKDRQYLCIDLKSFYASVECADRGLDPMTTNLVVADPERSDKTICLAITPPMKKLGIHNRCRVFEIPDNVQYITAPPRMKRYIEYAAEIYAIYLSFVSKDDIHVYSIDEVFVDVTDYLFLYHTTAKELGKAMMEAVYKKLGIRATCGIGTNLYLAKIALDITAKHAPDFIGELTEESYRKTLWRHTPITDFWRVGRGVAKRLEKMGIYTMEGIAKADEASLYKIFGIDAELLIDHAWGREPTTMEDIKNYKPKTTCMASGQVLMRDYGFDEGKLIVKEMMDLMCLDMVDKKVMTKSVTLHVGYSNTEKVAPAHGSFLLDIPTSADVVLIPEIVALYERIVNPEIPIRRMNITCNGLTDECETFTQLSLFEEPKDTEKNKKIQQAVLKIKNQFGKNAIFKGMNLTESATTLERNRQIGGHKSGE; encoded by the coding sequence ATGAAAGACAGACAGTATCTTTGCATAGACTTAAAAAGCTTTTATGCATCGGTAGAGTGTGCCGACCGGGGATTAGATCCCATGACCACAAATTTAGTTGTAGCAGACCCGGAGCGGAGTGATAAAACCATCTGTTTAGCCATCACGCCACCTATGAAAAAATTAGGCATTCATAACCGCTGTCGGGTGTTTGAAATTCCCGATAATGTTCAGTATATTACTGCACCTCCGCGCATGAAGCGGTATATTGAATATGCGGCTGAAATTTATGCCATTTACTTAAGCTTTGTGTCAAAGGACGACATTCATGTGTATTCCATTGATGAAGTGTTTGTGGATGTTACCGACTATCTGTTTTTGTATCATACCACCGCAAAGGAGCTTGGAAAAGCCATGATGGAAGCGGTGTATAAAAAACTGGGCATCCGTGCCACCTGCGGTATCGGTACAAACTTATATCTTGCCAAAATTGCACTGGATATTACGGCAAAGCACGCGCCTGATTTTATTGGCGAACTGACCGAAGAAAGCTACCGCAAAACCTTATGGCGGCATACGCCCATTACCGATTTCTGGAGGGTGGGCAGAGGCGTTGCCAAGCGGTTGGAAAAAATGGGTATTTATACTATGGAGGGCATTGCCAAAGCGGATGAAGCCTCTCTTTACAAGATCTTCGGCATTGATGCAGAGCTTCTGATTGACCATGCCTGGGGCAGAGAGCCGACCACCATGGAGGATATAAAAAATTATAAGCCCAAAACCACTTGTATGGCATCTGGGCAGGTTTTGATGCGCGATTATGGCTTTGATGAAGGTAAGCTGATTGTAAAAGAAATGATGGATTTGATGTGTCTGGACATGGTGGATAAAAAAGTGATGACCAAGTCGGTGACCTTGCATGTGGGGTATTCCAATACAGAAAAGGTCGCGCCTGCACACGGGAGTTTTCTTTTGGACATACCGACCAGCGCAGATGTGGTGCTGATTCCGGAAATTGTGGCGCTGTATGAGCGGATTGTGAATCCGGAAATTCCGATTCGGCGCATGAACATTACATGTAACGGGTTAACAGATGAATGCGAAACCTTTACACAGCTTTCGCTGTTTGAAGAGCCAAAGGATACCGAAAAAAATAAAAAAATTCAGCAGGCGGTGCTGAAAATAAAAAATCAGTTTGGGAAAAATGCAATTTTTAAGGGTATGAATTTGACTGAAAGCGCAACAACGTTAGAACGTAACCGTCAGATCGGAGGGCATAAAAGTGGCGAGTAG
- the rnhA gene encoding ribonuclease HI — protein MKKVKIYTDGACSGNPGKGGYGVILEYNGRQKELSKGYRKTTNNRMELMAVIAGLSALKEPCEVEVISDSKYVVDAILKEWVYTWEEKGWIKSDRKPVLNVDLWEELLFLIEGHAVTFRWVEGHAGHPENERCDRLAVAASQGTSLEIDEEYEENN, from the coding sequence ATGAAAAAAGTAAAGATTTATACCGACGGCGCTTGCTCGGGCAATCCCGGTAAGGGCGGATATGGCGTTATTTTGGAGTATAACGGCAGACAAAAGGAACTTTCGAAAGGGTATCGGAAAACAACCAATAACCGAATGGAACTGATGGCAGTGATTGCGGGTCTTTCCGCCCTTAAGGAACCTTGTGAAGTAGAAGTTATCAGCGACTCGAAATATGTGGTGGATGCCATTTTAAAAGAATGGGTATATACCTGGGAAGAAAAAGGTTGGATTAAATCGGACAGAAAGCCCGTTTTGAATGTGGACTTGTGGGAAGAACTGCTTTTCCTGATTGAAGGGCATGCCGTTACGTTCCGTTGGGTAGAGGGGCATGCGGGACATCCCGAAAACGAACGCTGTGACCGTCTTGCGGTTGCGGCATCGCAGGGGACAAGCCTTGAAATTGACGAAGAATATGAAGAAAACAATTAA
- a CDS encoding HAD family phosphatase has protein sequence MIKNIKGAIFDMDGTLIDSLILWDVIWQNFGDIYCDGRTFQPSEVDDKRFRTMILKDIMQEVHEKYGIGASGDELLKTTNELITKFYMEEVQLKEGVLEFLEYCYEHGIKMCIASASEMQLIRHAVKHCNIGKYFVAILSCAEIGKGKDEPDIYLKALECLGTKPNETCIFEDSHVAIETADKLGVQTVGIYDKYNYGQDKIQKMATVYIGDGESLKKLIN, from the coding sequence ATGATAAAAAATATTAAAGGTGCTATATTTGACATGGATGGAACACTGATTGACTCTTTAATATTGTGGGATGTAATCTGGCAAAATTTTGGTGATATTTATTGTGACGGCAGGACATTTCAGCCGTCAGAAGTCGATGATAAAAGATTTCGGACAATGATTTTAAAGGATATTATGCAAGAAGTACATGAAAAGTACGGCATCGGAGCAAGCGGAGACGAATTACTGAAAACAACAAATGAACTCATTACAAAGTTCTATATGGAGGAAGTACAGCTCAAAGAGGGCGTCCTGGAGTTTTTGGAGTATTGCTACGAGCACGGAATAAAAATGTGTATTGCCTCTGCATCCGAGATGCAACTTATCCGACACGCTGTAAAGCACTGTAACATCGGCAAGTATTTTGTAGCGATTCTTTCTTGTGCTGAAATTGGCAAGGGTAAAGATGAGCCGGATATATACCTTAAAGCGTTAGAATGCCTTGGTACCAAGCCGAATGAAACATGCATATTTGAAGATTCGCATGTGGCAATTGAAACAGCAGACAAACTGGGCGTTCAAACGGTTGGTATTTACGACAAGTACAATTACGGGCAGGACAAAATCCAAAAGATGGCTACAGTGTACATAGGTGATGGCGAATCCCTGAAAAAACTGATAAATTAA
- the sigK gene encoding RNA polymerase sporulation sigma factor SigK, producing the protein MLLLLSAISRIFFVLSYISSKDAFPKPMTAKEEQTALRKMAEGDMKAREQLIEKNLRLVVHIAKKYQTVGFDADDLVSVGTIGLIKAVNTFSPDKGIRLATYAARCVENEILMVLRSSKKNKNDVSMEEPIGMDKEGNEINLMDVICASDNVEEAVEMNLKVARLYEAVEEALSNREKQVIIHRYGLYNAVPKPQREVAKTLNISRSYVSRIEKKAILKLAEFLKEE; encoded by the coding sequence ATGTTATTATTGCTTTCGGCAATCAGCCGAATCTTTTTTGTGTTATCCTATATTTCGTCTAAAGACGCGTTTCCAAAGCCTATGACAGCAAAGGAAGAGCAGACTGCCCTTCGGAAAATGGCAGAGGGAGATATGAAAGCCAGGGAACAGCTGATTGAGAAAAATTTAAGATTGGTGGTGCATATTGCAAAGAAATATCAAACAGTAGGGTTTGATGCCGATGATTTAGTTTCTGTCGGGACAATCGGATTGATTAAGGCAGTAAACACCTTTTCGCCCGATAAAGGAATCCGTCTTGCAACCTATGCCGCGCGCTGTGTGGAAAACGAAATTTTAATGGTGCTTCGAAGCAGTAAGAAAAATAAAAATGATGTGTCTATGGAAGAGCCAATCGGGATGGATAAAGAAGGAAACGAAATTAATTTAATGGATGTAATCTGTGCTTCTGACAATGTAGAAGAAGCGGTGGAGATGAATCTTAAGGTAGCTCGCTTGTATGAAGCGGTGGAAGAGGCGCTTTCAAATCGTGAAAAGCAGGTAATCATTCATCGGTACGGCTTATATAATGCTGTACCGAAGCCTCAAAGAGAAGTGGCAAAAACCTTAAATATTTCCCGTTCCTATGTATCCCGTATTGAGAAAAAAGCCATTTTAAAGCTCGCAGAATTTTTAAAAGAAGAGTAA
- a CDS encoding FAD-dependent oxidoreductase — protein MYDLIVVGGGLTGVAAAAAAKREGVEKVLLIEQSGFLGGAPGMNYVNPFMPYQLVVGENKIKDRDWLSKGMFKEVLTRLREKNGVPYDHWSPVFNEEILKIIMDELTDEYGVEVLFHAKLVDVACVDGKVNSVTVAGKSGKLTLEAKYFVDATGDADLSAFAGFPFHLGREDGLCQPMTLCFRIGNIDTEAFSGEERQRAQALYKEYQAAGKITNPRENILIFKHALPGVLHFNTTRVVKHNPTDMWDVSKAEKIARKQMYEMYNFLKDNIRGFENSVLLSSAPAIGVRESRMIDGEYTLTVEDLTSFTKFEDGIAACNYDIDIHSPDGSGTSHWYFPDGTYYTIPYRCLIPKNSKNLLTAGRCISSTHEAQASYRIMPVCCTLGEAAGVAIGLAVKNSANVKDVDTTTLRAKLKEYDAFF, from the coding sequence ATGTATGATTTGATTGTAGTAGGCGGTGGTTTGACCGGCGTAGCGGCCGCTGCTGCTGCAAAGCGCGAGGGCGTTGAAAAGGTTCTTCTGATTGAACAGAGCGGTTTTTTAGGTGGCGCTCCCGGCATGAACTATGTTAATCCCTTTATGCCGTACCAGCTTGTTGTGGGTGAAAACAAAATAAAAGACAGAGACTGGCTCTCTAAGGGGATGTTTAAAGAGGTTTTAACCAGACTTCGTGAAAAAAACGGTGTTCCGTATGATCATTGGTCTCCTGTTTTTAACGAAGAAATTTTAAAAATTATTATGGATGAACTGACCGATGAGTATGGCGTAGAAGTTTTGTTCCACGCAAAGCTTGTGGATGTAGCGTGTGTGGACGGGAAAGTAAACTCTGTTACTGTTGCAGGTAAATCCGGTAAGCTGACTTTAGAAGCAAAATACTTTGTGGATGCCACCGGCGATGCGGATTTAAGTGCGTTTGCAGGCTTCCCGTTCCATTTGGGCAGAGAAGACGGTTTGTGTCAGCCTATGACACTTTGCTTCAGAATCGGTAACATTGATACAGAAGCATTCAGCGGAGAAGAAAGACAAAGAGCGCAGGCGCTGTATAAAGAATATCAGGCGGCAGGAAAAATCACCAATCCCAGAGAAAATATTCTTATTTTTAAGCATGCACTTCCGGGCGTATTGCATTTTAATACCACTCGTGTGGTTAAGCACAATCCGACCGATATGTGGGATGTCAGCAAGGCAGAAAAAATTGCAAGAAAACAGATGTATGAAATGTATAATTTCTTAAAAGATAACATCCGTGGCTTTGAGAACAGTGTACTGCTCAGTTCTGCACCTGCAATCGGTGTCAGAGAAAGCCGTATGATTGATGGTGAATATACCCTGACGGTAGAGGATTTAACAAGCTTTACCAAGTTTGAAGACGGTATTGCGGCATGCAACTATGACATTGATATTCATAGCCCCGACGGCTCGGGTACCAGCCACTGGTATTTCCCGGATGGTACATACTATACCATTCCGTACCGTTGCTTAATTCCGAAAAATTCTAAAAACCTGCTCACCGCAGGCAGATGTATTTCTTCCACCCACGAAGCACAGGCATCCTACCGCATTATGCCGGTTTGCTGTACTTTAGGTGAAGCAGCAGGTGTTGCCATCGGTCTTGCGGTTAAAAACAGCGCAAATGTTAAGGATGTGGACACCACAACCCTTCGTGCAAAGCTGAAAGAATACGACGCATTTTTCTAA
- a CDS encoding helix-turn-helix transcriptional regulator → MNLEEFISSIAPENNVFVCVKDISDITQKTPFQIEHARRILSGSFCTAAKNVPGGLITCIEEADYKTTRATKTKKTFVRKCPFGVTSVVHPVIVNDKVICVLYITSLVTDSTVSSSDIKITCARLKGNPNRILNQLPSLQHTKSLDEYFRLAEAIDAYIQLMIKETGAFAPHHQYHTAVQEAISEMKLSYHKDISLQSCAKSLGMNPKYLGRLFQQQTGINFHNYLNSVRITHAKDLLFATSAPIIEIALSCGYNTVTYFNRIFKQSVGMSPSAFRKKHNPPKKKKSAQ, encoded by the coding sequence ATGAATTTAGAAGAATTTATTTCATCCATTGCGCCCGAGAACAATGTATTTGTCTGCGTAAAAGATATCTCGGACATTACACAAAAAACGCCCTTTCAGATAGAACATGCCAGAAGAATTCTTTCAGGCAGTTTCTGCACAGCAGCAAAAAATGTTCCCGGCGGACTGATTACCTGTATTGAAGAAGCAGATTACAAAACCACCCGGGCAACCAAAACCAAGAAAACTTTTGTCCGCAAATGCCCGTTCGGTGTAACTTCTGTTGTGCATCCGGTGATTGTAAATGACAAAGTTATATGTGTCCTTTATATAACTTCTCTAGTTACCGACAGCACGGTTTCGTCCTCTGACATCAAAATCACATGTGCCAGACTAAAAGGAAATCCCAACCGTATTTTAAACCAGCTCCCCTCTCTGCAGCACACCAAATCCTTGGACGAATATTTTCGTCTTGCCGAGGCAATTGATGCTTATATTCAGTTGATGATTAAAGAAACCGGTGCTTTTGCGCCACATCATCAGTATCACACCGCTGTGCAGGAGGCCATTTCCGAAATGAAGCTGAGTTATCATAAAGATATTTCCCTGCAGTCCTGTGCAAAATCCCTTGGCATGAATCCCAAATATTTAGGAAGACTTTTCCAGCAACAGACCGGCATAAACTTTCACAATTATTTAAACTCTGTCCGCATCACCCATGCAAAGGATTTACTGTTTGCAACCTCTGCTCCCATTATTGAAATCGCGCTTTCCTGCGGATATAATACCGTAACCTATTTCAACCGCATTTTCAAACAAAGTGTTGGCATGTCACCGTCTGCATTCCGAAAAAAACATAATCCGCCTAAAAAGAAAAAATCTGCTCAGTGA
- a CDS encoding D-alanyl-D-alanine carboxypeptidase has product MKKTPRALALVLVTVLMLCNICSTVQAAYAGDKYVSAAGACVMDYETGEVVYEYYGYTPRVPASMTKVMTLYLIYEALKNGEITLDTIVPVSKNAYDMSRNPEYSGVRLYYDANYTVAEMLDVTIVCSANAAAVALAELLCGSEQEFVNKMNQKAKELGLNAVFYDCSGLSNYNTITPVDMVKLSRYLILYYPEVLDRTSLKTVQFRGETCYNTNKLLGTYYYEGADGLKTGTTNAAGYCFCGTALRNGRRLIAVAMKASSGNQRFVDVRNMLDYGFDQAKYVLDSIYFTDMRTFVNGDEIPMFYYKGKNQSLIIAEDLKDYGYDTYFDEENMTFYATRNESKEKNPIPMQYYHGMNGLRVMGVDDSKQCTVIIQDGENSFAITEAYRTDSYTYFSVDTLQYFYNFQWNTADRAVYIQTEF; this is encoded by the coding sequence ATGAAAAAAACACCGCGTGCTTTGGCATTGGTTTTAGTAACAGTACTTATGCTTTGCAATATCTGTTCAACGGTACAGGCAGCTTATGCAGGGGATAAATATGTATCTGCGGCAGGTGCCTGTGTAATGGATTATGAGACGGGTGAAGTGGTATACGAATATTATGGATACACACCGCGTGTGCCCGCAAGTATGACAAAGGTCATGACTTTGTATCTGATATATGAAGCATTAAAAAATGGGGAAATTACATTAGACACGATTGTACCTGTCAGCAAAAATGCGTACGACATGTCCAGAAATCCCGAGTATTCAGGTGTAAGACTCTATTATGATGCAAACTATACCGTGGCAGAAATGTTGGATGTTACAATTGTGTGCTCTGCAAACGCTGCAGCGGTGGCACTGGCAGAGCTTTTGTGCGGTAGCGAGCAGGAATTTGTAAATAAAATGAATCAGAAAGCCAAAGAGCTTGGTTTGAACGCGGTGTTTTATGATTGCAGTGGATTATCCAATTACAACACAATCACACCTGTGGATATGGTAAAGCTTTCCAGATATCTGATTTTGTATTATCCCGAGGTTTTGGATAGAACATCCCTTAAAACTGTACAGTTCCGCGGTGAAACCTGCTATAACACAAACAAGCTGTTAGGCACCTATTACTATGAAGGTGCAGACGGCTTGAAAACCGGAACAACCAACGCGGCAGGGTACTGCTTCTGCGGAACGGCATTAAGAAACGGCAGACGCCTGATTGCTGTTGCCATGAAGGCAAGTTCGGGCAATCAACGGTTTGTGGATGTAAGAAATATGCTGGATTACGGATTCGATCAGGCAAAATATGTACTCGACAGCATCTATTTTACAGATATGCGTACCTTTGTGAACGGGGATGAAATTCCGATGTTCTATTACAAGGGCAAAAACCAGTCGCTTATTATCGCAGAGGATTTAAAGGATTACGGCTACGACACATATTTTGACGAAGAAAACATGACCTTTTATGCAACCCGTAATGAAAGCAAGGAAAAAAATCCCATTCCCATGCAGTATTATCACGGCATGAACGGTTTGCGTGTAATGGGTGTTGACGACAGCAAGCAGTGCACCGTTATTATTCAGGACGGCGAAAACAGCTTTGCAATTACCGAGGCATACCGTACAGATTCGTATACCTATTTCTCTGTAGACACGTTACAGTATTTCTACAATTTCCAATGGAATACGGCAGACAGAGCGGTTTACATCCAAACTGAATTCTAA
- a CDS encoding YgjV family protein, with product MKQMAFVVGVVAVCFYLLGYLQKKRSNIILFNVTSRILYIVQYVLLGAFEGAVLDVAGTVSSLLAQKKNVPVIKKHIRIFILLVNAFIVLAGLMVYENIYSLLPIAGVLLHTGAFWLTDEKKIRIVSFLGSPFWLAYNFLSGAYPSCVGDVLSMVSIGISMYRYDRKTS from the coding sequence ATGAAACAAATGGCATTTGTCGTAGGCGTTGTGGCGGTGTGCTTTTATCTTTTGGGGTATCTTCAAAAGAAAAGAAGCAACATCATATTATTCAATGTAACCTCACGAATTCTTTATATTGTACAGTATGTTTTGCTGGGAGCTTTTGAGGGCGCTGTACTGGATGTGGCAGGGACGGTTTCCTCGCTTTTGGCACAAAAGAAAAATGTTCCCGTTATCAAAAAACATATCCGGATTTTTATTTTGCTTGTAAATGCATTTATTGTACTTGCAGGGCTTATGGTGTATGAAAATATATACAGTCTTTTACCTATTGCAGGTGTTTTATTGCATACCGGTGCATTCTGGCTGACCGATGAAAAGAAAATTCGTATCGTATCCTTTTTGGGTTCACCATTCTGGCTTGCCTACAATTTTTTAAGCGGTGCATACCCTTCATGTGTCGGAGATGTTCTGTCCATGGTCTCTATCGGTATATCCATGTACCGTTATGACCGGAAAACATCTTGA
- a CDS encoding alpha-galactosidase has translation MKRMCFESAEEFWNIKGSFGLFDAPVQRDGDLFTAQNDSVLVKTEVKEYENGVFVRTGTVKNIANEAVDITALSLKFCFDGGEYEVYSQYNGWQNESLGAWQPLVTSVSALCDNIRNTDSATPFMVLWSNQTQRGTAFHLNTYSAWEMQINRKYAGGCDGAVVTANMGVLAEDFCLKLAPNEEIELPEVIFYTVFNKVDLDCWKLHGYLNEAYPRKTVPVIYNSWMYKFDRFTFDDIKAQADRAKELGVEYFVIDAGWFGKGTKWHLDRGDWQENLSFGFKGRMTEMADYVRSLGMKFGFWLEPESASDLAEIVAKHPDWYFKGFGGMLLDFANEEAAEHIFNKACELIDRFGAEFVKFDFNVACAYDKDRTAFIRYYQGHKRFIERIKERYPDLYISNCASGGMRMAIRDGKLYESYWQSDNQSPYFGTRMFKDSIKRLPPQWIEAWATYRSLEKFKPVYGSDDGADKLLSCSDATWDLVFGVRQSYMEAFLKGGPVGLSCDLSALSEKAFLDLRNFIENFKKNRDFWQNCACRILADTETVLVLEYFNKDLSEAEIVVYTHKVIQKNLCVYPVLDKTCTYRLSDGSMRTGAELMQSGLNYDTKDRNFTAYFETFEKAGK, from the coding sequence ATGAAACGGATGTGCTTTGAAAGTGCAGAAGAATTCTGGAATATAAAAGGCTCGTTCGGGCTGTTTGATGCACCCGTTCAAAGAGACGGAGACCTTTTTACCGCTCAAAACGACAGTGTTTTGGTGAAAACAGAAGTCAAAGAATATGAAAATGGTGTATTTGTGCGCACAGGAACTGTAAAAAACATTGCAAACGAGGCTGTTGATATTACCGCACTTTCCTTAAAATTTTGCTTTGACGGCGGGGAATATGAGGTGTACAGCCAGTACAACGGCTGGCAGAATGAGAGTTTAGGCGCATGGCAACCTTTGGTAACCTCTGTTTCGGCTCTATGCGATAATATTCGGAATACTGACAGTGCTACACCCTTTATGGTGCTTTGGAGCAATCAAACCCAAAGGGGTACCGCATTTCATTTAAACACATATTCTGCCTGGGAAATGCAAATCAACCGGAAATATGCAGGCGGTTGCGACGGTGCAGTTGTGACAGCGAATATGGGCGTTTTAGCCGAAGATTTTTGTTTAAAGCTTGCCCCGAATGAAGAAATCGAGCTTCCTGAAGTGATATTTTATACAGTATTTAACAAAGTCGATCTGGATTGCTGGAAACTGCACGGTTATCTGAATGAGGCGTATCCCCGCAAAACCGTACCGGTGATTTACAATTCCTGGATGTACAAATTTGACCGCTTTACCTTTGATGATATCAAAGCGCAGGCGGACAGGGCAAAAGAGCTTGGTGTAGAGTATTTTGTGATTGATGCCGGCTGGTTTGGTAAAGGCACCAAATGGCACTTAGACCGGGGCGACTGGCAGGAAAATCTTTCGTTTGGCTTTAAAGGCAGAATGACGGAAATGGCAGACTATGTCAGAAGCCTTGGTATGAAATTCGGTTTTTGGTTAGAGCCTGAGAGCGCATCCGACCTGGCGGAAATTGTCGCAAAGCATCCCGATTGGTACTTTAAAGGCTTTGGCGGTATGCTTTTGGATTTTGCCAACGAAGAAGCAGCTGAACACATTTTTAACAAGGCTTGCGAGCTGATTGACCGCTTTGGTGCGGAATTTGTAAAATTTGACTTTAATGTGGCGTGTGCCTATGATAAAGACCGGACTGCGTTTATCCGTTATTATCAGGGACACAAACGTTTTATTGAACGCATAAAAGAACGGTATCCTGATTTGTATATTTCAAACTGTGCGTCGGGGGGCATGCGTATGGCAATCCGTGACGGTAAGCTGTATGAAAGTTATTGGCAGAGTGATAACCAGAGTCCGTATTTTGGCACACGAATGTTCAAAGACAGCATCAAGCGTTTGCCGCCGCAGTGGATTGAAGCATGGGCAACCTATCGCTCGCTTGAAAAATTTAAACCCGTTTACGGCTCGGACGATGGAGCGGACAAACTGCTTTCCTGCAGTGATGCTACCTGGGATTTGGTATTCGGTGTTCGTCAAAGCTATATGGAAGCGTTTTTAAAGGGAGGACCAGTCGGTTTAAGCTGTGATTTATCAGCACTTAGTGAAAAAGCCTTCTTGGATTTAAGAAATTTTATTGAAAATTTCAAGAAAAATCGCGATTTTTGGCAAAATTGTGCGTGTCGCATTTTAGCAGATACCGAGACGGTTTTAGTGCTTGAATATTTTAACAAAGATTTGTCCGAAGCCGAAATTGTTGTCTATACCCACAAGGTGATACAGAAAAATCTTTGTGTTTATCCTGTTTTGGATAAAACTTGTACATACAGACTGTCAGACGGGTCAATGAGGACAGGTGCGGAGCTTATGCAAAGCGGTCTGAATTACGATACAAAAGACAGGAATTTTACAGCATATTTTGAAACATTTGAGAAGGCAGGAAAATAA